In Sphingobacterium sp. SRCM116780, the genomic stretch TACGGATTTGCATTCCTTCTTCTACGATATTAAAACCGTGTGAATACGATAATGTTGCTCCTTGTTTCATCAAAGGCATTACTGCATTGATAACAGTTGTATGTTGTTTATCTGGAGTTAAGTTGATTACTAAATCCGCAGTTGGGATTAATTCTTCGTAAGTTCCAACAGTAAAATTGTTATCTGTAGCGTTTTTCCAAGAATCTCTTTTTTGCTCAATAGCTTCTTTACGTAATGTATAAGATACGTTTAATCCGCTATCTCTCAAATTTAAACCTTGGTTTAAACCTTGTGCACCACAGCCTACAATTACGATTTTTTTACCTTTTAAAGCATCCACACCGTCAACGAACTCACTGTTGTTCATAAATTCTGCTTGACCTAATTGATGTAATTGATCTCTAAGTGGTAGGGTGTTGAAATAATTTGCCATTGTTGTTATTAATTTCTTTATTGATGGTTTGTTGATTACTCTATTTACTATTTCTGATTACTTTGCGTTGCGCAAGGGCATATCCCCAATGCAAATTATCGTGTGATAATGTAGCAACTAATACTTCTTCAATTGTTTTCATCTCAAAGCCGTACGTTGCTGTGGAATAAGGAGTGGTGGAATTGAAAATACCTTTGGCATAGTCGCTTTGAATCTGATCGATCGTTGTTAAAGCCAAAGATTTAAATTCATCCACTTCTTCCTGTGTCACATTTCGTGTTGGTTTGGTATCTTTTTTATAATCGTCAGTGTACTTGATTGTTGAACTGTCTGCTAAGATACCTGTGCGAACATAGCTCAATGTTTGTGTGGAAACAACGATATGTGCAAAATTCCAAAAGATATTATTATTGAACCCGTCAGGTATCTGATTTAATTCTTCCAAACTCAAATCATCTATTAACCGTATGAATCCTTTACGGCTACTGATGATAAATTCAAATATATGCTGTGTCATTTTTAGTTTTTTATACTTCTTCGTTAAAAAAATCGTATTGTTAAAAGAATCATTTATCTCCACGTACCACCTAATCAATTGATATAAAGCTCAATTACTTTGTCATGATCGAAGATCCTTAATACGTGGACTGGTTTGCACAGCTTTCATTGCTGTACAAAAAGAGCGAGAACGATAGGACTACATAGTGAAAACATCATCTCCTTTTTCCAAGTATTCGTTTTCGACAACTTCTTCAGAAGGTTCTCTTTGTTCAAATTCTTTTAATTTATCATGAAAACCAGTACTTTCTTTAATGATGGCTATACGTGCTCCACGAACAAATTCAATTAAATTATATTTTGTTAACTCTTCCGTCAATTTATCAATTTCCTCTCT encodes the following:
- a CDS encoding DinB family protein: MTQHIFEFIISSRKGFIRLIDDLSLEELNQIPDGFNNNIFWNFAHIVVSTQTLSYVRTGILADSSTIKYTDDYKKDTKPTRNVTQEEVDEFKSLALTTIDQIQSDYAKGIFNSTTPYSTATYGFEMKTIEEVLVATLSHDNLHWGYALAQRKVIRNSK